In one window of Oryzias melastigma strain HK-1 linkage group LG5, ASM292280v2, whole genome shotgun sequence DNA:
- the LOC112145429 gene encoding keratin, type I cytoskeletal 18 yields MNFRGSSVYQIPSTRISTTRSAPPYRAASLYGGAHGPNVRISSSSSSSLRSGVPVLSSSGSFKLSSAASAGTPAAGGPAGGILGNEKGAMQNLNDRLANYLETVRNLEQANKELEVKIREALEKGGPDTRDYSKYEPIIDDLRRQIFDKIADNARMVLQIDNAQLAADDFKVKFENETAIRQSVEADIAGLKKVIDETNMSRMNIENEMEAVREELLYLKKNHGDEVMELRSQISRSGVQVDVDAPKGQDLAQIMEDMRANYEKIAAKNVDDLKRWHENQIADVQVQVSQNTEALQGAQMEKNDLNRQIQTLEIELASQQSLKASLEDTLRNTELRNNMETEKYNTLIVNLEEELGNLRANIKQQTQEYEALLNMKMKLEAEISTYKNLLDGEDFKLQDALEDLAATM; encoded by the exons ATGAACTTCCGAGGCTCCAGCGTTTACCAGATTCCTTCCACCCGGATCTCCACCACCCGATCTGCCCCTCCGTACCGGGCTGCCAGCCTCTATGGGGGTGCTCACGGCCCAAACGTGCGCatatcctcctcctcttcatcctccctGCGTTCTGGGGTTCCGGTCTTGTCCTCCTCTGGATCTTTCAAGCTGAGCAGTGCAGCCAGCGCCGGGACGCCTGCAGCTGGCGGTCCTGCAGGCGGGATCCTGGGCAATGAGAAGGGGGCCATGCAGAACCTGAATGACCGCCTGGCCAACTATTTAGAAACAGTCAGGAACCTGGAACAAGCCAACAAGGAGCTGGAGGTGAAGATCAGGGAAGCCCTGGAGAAGGGGGGGCCTGACACCAGAGACTACAGCAAATATGAGCCCATCATAGACGACCTGCGGAGACAG ATCTTTGATAAGATAGCGGATAACGCTCGCATGGTGCTCCAGATTGACAACGCCCAGCTTGCTGCTGACGACTTTAAAGTAAA GTTTGAGAACGAGACAGCGATTCGTCAGTCTGTGGAGGCCGATATCGCTGGACTGAAGAAGGTCATCGATGAGACCAACATGAGCAGGATGAACATCGAGAATGAGATGGAAGCTGTGAGGGAGGAGCTCCTTTACCTGAAGAAGAACCACGGAGAT GAAGTGATGGAGCTGAGAAGTCAGATCTCTCGCTCAGGCGTGCAAGTGGATGTGGACGCGCCCAAAGGTCAGGATCTGGCTCAGATCATGGAGGACATGCGAGCAAATTATGAGAAGATCGCTGCCAAGAATGTTGACGACCTCAAACGCTGGCATGAAAACCAG ATTGCAGATGTGCAGGTCCAAGTGTCACAGAACACAGAAGCTCTCCAGGGAGCCCAGATGGAGAAGAATGACTTAAACAGACAGATACAGACACTGGAAATTGAGCTAGCGTCTCAGCAGAGTTTg AAAGCTTCTTTAGAAGACACTCTTCGTAACACGGAGCTGCGCAACAACATGGAGACGGAGAAGTACAATACTTTGATCGTAAACCTGGAGGAAGAGCTGGGTAACCTGCGGGCAAATATCAAACAGCAAACACAAGAGTATGAGGCGCTTCTCAACATGAAGATGAAGCTTGAGGCTGAGATCAGCACCTACAAGAACCTGCTGGATGGAGAAGACTTCAA GCTTCAGGATGCTCTGGAGGATCTGGCAGCCACAATGTGA